One Kitasatospora sp. NBC_01266 genomic window carries:
- a CDS encoding TetR/AcrR family transcriptional regulator, producing the protein MPKIRAATLAEHRQLQRAALLDAARVLLAEGGVEALTFPALATRTGLARSSVYEYFKSRAAVVEQLCELDFPLWAAEIEAGMAACDSAVGKLEAYVRGQLALAGDPRHRAIVALSSVELDEAARRRIRSAHAELVGLVVDAIDELGHPEPRLVATLLQGVVESAVRCSEGRAAADRDLIADTAVALALGGLATAGPRRDRDQDCG; encoded by the coding sequence GTGCCGAAGATCCGCGCCGCCACCCTGGCCGAGCACCGTCAGCTGCAGCGCGCTGCCCTCCTGGACGCGGCCCGCGTGCTGCTGGCGGAGGGTGGCGTGGAGGCTCTCACGTTCCCCGCGCTGGCCACCCGCACCGGACTGGCCCGTTCGTCGGTCTATGAGTACTTCAAGTCCCGGGCCGCCGTGGTCGAGCAGCTCTGCGAACTCGACTTCCCGCTCTGGGCAGCTGAGATCGAGGCCGGGATGGCCGCCTGCGACAGTGCGGTCGGCAAGCTGGAGGCGTACGTCCGCGGCCAGCTCGCGCTGGCGGGGGACCCGCGGCACCGGGCCATCGTCGCGCTCTCCTCGGTGGAGCTGGACGAGGCCGCACGGCGCCGGATCCGCTCCGCCCACGCCGAGCTGGTGGGGCTGGTGGTGGACGCGATCGACGAACTCGGCCACCCGGAGCCGCGACTGGTGGCGACGCTGCTGCAGGGCGTGGTGGAGTCGGCGGTCAGATGCTCGGAGGGCCGGGCCGCCGCCGACCGGGACCTGATCGCCGACACGGCCGTCGCGCTCGCGCTGGGCGGGCTG